In a genomic window of Gossypium arboreum isolate Shixiya-1 chromosome 7, ASM2569848v2, whole genome shotgun sequence:
- the LOC108471460 gene encoding pentatricopeptide repeat-containing protein At5g15300 isoform X1, with translation MIRKRPNDRCINRHQQSSTTFWSQCVNLRSLKQIHGFLITKGFNSNPSALRELIFKAAMEISGTLNYAHKVFDRISEPDIFMWNTIIRGSAQSQNPLKAILRYTQMAKRGIQPDGFTFPFVLKACTKLCWSKMGFGIQGKALKMGFLENSFLRNTLIYFHANCGDLSVASELFDDSAKRDVVPWSALTSGYAKRGELDVARRYFDDMPVKDLVSWNVMITAYAKRGEMESARKLFNEVLKKDVVTWNAMIAGYVLSGECKKALEMFEEMKTVGERPDEVTMLSLLNACADLGDLQVGMKIHWSLSEMFSSSGFNVLLGNALIDMYAKCGSIGRALKVFRDMREKDVSTWNSVIGGLAIHGHAEESINLFTEMRRSKVRPNEITFVGVLVACSHAGRVNEGRQYFKLMRDGYNIEPNIRHYGCMVDMLGRAGLLDEAFKFIDSMVIEPNAIIWRTLLGACRIHGNVELGRRANVRLLKIRQDESGDYVLLSNIYASEGEWDRVEKVRKMMDDTGVRKDPGYSLIEAEEKALIDFLFNSKSKVSLRPKNLVQ, from the coding sequence ATGATAAGAAAACGACCAAACGACAGGTGCATCAACCGCCATCAACAGTCATCAACGACCTTTTGGTCACAATGCGTAAACCTCCGATCCTTAAAGCAAATCCATGGTTTTCTCATCACCAAAGGCTTCAACTCCAACCCGTCAGCCTTGCGGGAGCTCATTTTCAAGGCCGCCATGGAAATTTCAGGTACTTTAAACTATGCTCATAAAGTGTTCGATAGAATTTCTGAACCAGATATTTTCATGTGGAATACAATTATAAGAGGCTCAGCTCAAAGCCAAAACCCATTAAAAGCCATTTTAAGATATACCCAGATGGCAAAACGCGGAATTCAGCCGGATGGCTTTACCTTTCCTTTTGTCCTTAAAGCTTGCACCAAACTTTGTTGGAGTAAAATGGGGTTTGGGATTCAAGGGAAGGCTTTGAAAATGGGGTTTTTGGAGAATAGTTTTTTAAGGAATACCCTTATTTATTTTCATGCTAATTGTGGTGATTTGAGTGTTGCAAGTGAGCTTTTCGATGATTCGGCAAAAAGGGATGTTGTGCCTTGGTCAGCTTTGACTTCAGGGTATGCAAAAAGAGGGGAACTTGATGTGGCAAGGAGGTATTTTGATGACATGCCAGTGAAGGACTTGGTTTCTTGGAATGTTATGATTACAGCATATGCGAAAAGAGGGGAAATGGAGAGTGCAAGGAAACTTTTTAATGAAGTTCTGAAGAAGGATGTTGTGACTTGGAATGCTATGATTGCAGGGTATGTTCTGTCCGGTGAATGTAAGAAGGCATTGGAGATGTTTGAAGAGATGAAGACTGTCGGGGAGAGGCCAGATGAGGTTACCATGTTGAGTTTGTTGAATGCTTGTGCGGATTTGGGGGATTTGCAAGTTGGGATGAAGATACATTGGTCTCTCTCGGAGATGTTCTCAAGCAGTGGCTTTAATGTTTTACTTGGGAATGCACTTATTGACATGTATGCAAAATGCGGCAGCATTGGGAGGGCACTAAAAGTTTTCCGAGATATGAGAGAAAAAGATGTGTCGACATGGAACTCAGTAATAGGAGGGTTGGCAATTCATGGCCATGCTGAGGAATCAATCAATCTGTTTACCGAGATGAGGAGGTCCAAAGTTAGGCCAAATGAGATCACCTTTGTTGGAGTCTTAGTTGCTTGCAGTCATGCTGGGAGAGTAAACGAGGGTCGTCAATATTTCAAGCTTATGAGAGATGGTTATAACATTGAGCCAAATATAAGGCATTACGGGTGTATGGTGGATATGCTAGGGCGTGCTGGGCTATTGGATGAAGCATTCAAGTTCATAGACTCGATGGTGATTGAACCGAATGCCATCATATGGAGGACTCTGCTTGGGGCTTGTAGAATTCATGGAAATGTCGAGTTGGGAAGGCGTGCAAATGTGAGACTACTCAAAATAAGACAGGATGAGAGCGGAGATTATGTATTACTTTCGAATATATATGCTTCAGAAGGCGAGTGGGATCGAGTTGAGAAAGTAAGGAAGATGATGGATGACACTGGGGTAAGGAAAGATCCTGGTTATAGCCTAATTGAAGCTGAAGAAAAGGCTCTCATAgactttttatttaattcaaaatccaaAGTAAGTTTAAGACCAAAGAATCTTGTGCAGTGA
- the LOC108471460 gene encoding pentatricopeptide repeat-containing protein At5g15300 isoform X2, with protein sequence MRKPPILKANPWFSHHQRLQLQPVSLAGAHFQGRHGNFSELFDDSAKRDVVPWSALTSGYAKRGELDVARRYFDDMPVKDLVSWNVMITAYAKRGEMESARKLFNEVLKKDVVTWNAMIAGYVLSGECKKALEMFEEMKTVGERPDEVTMLSLLNACADLGDLQVGMKIHWSLSEMFSSSGFNVLLGNALIDMYAKCGSIGRALKVFRDMREKDVSTWNSVIGGLAIHGHAEESINLFTEMRRSKVRPNEITFVGVLVACSHAGRVNEGRQYFKLMRDGYNIEPNIRHYGCMVDMLGRAGLLDEAFKFIDSMVIEPNAIIWRTLLGACRIHGNVELGRRANVRLLKIRQDESGDYVLLSNIYASEGEWDRVEKVRKMMDDTGVRKDPGYSLIEAEEKALIDFLFNSKSKVSLRPKNLVQ encoded by the exons ATGCGTAAACCTCCGATCCTTAAAGCAAATCCATGGTTTTCTCATCACCAAAGGCTTCAACTCCAACCCGTCAGCCTTGCGGGAGCTCATTTTCAAGGCCGCCATGGAAATTTCAG TGAGCTTTTCGATGATTCGGCAAAAAGGGATGTTGTGCCTTGGTCAGCTTTGACTTCAGGGTATGCAAAAAGAGGGGAACTTGATGTGGCAAGGAGGTATTTTGATGACATGCCAGTGAAGGACTTGGTTTCTTGGAATGTTATGATTACAGCATATGCGAAAAGAGGGGAAATGGAGAGTGCAAGGAAACTTTTTAATGAAGTTCTGAAGAAGGATGTTGTGACTTGGAATGCTATGATTGCAGGGTATGTTCTGTCCGGTGAATGTAAGAAGGCATTGGAGATGTTTGAAGAGATGAAGACTGTCGGGGAGAGGCCAGATGAGGTTACCATGTTGAGTTTGTTGAATGCTTGTGCGGATTTGGGGGATTTGCAAGTTGGGATGAAGATACATTGGTCTCTCTCGGAGATGTTCTCAAGCAGTGGCTTTAATGTTTTACTTGGGAATGCACTTATTGACATGTATGCAAAATGCGGCAGCATTGGGAGGGCACTAAAAGTTTTCCGAGATATGAGAGAAAAAGATGTGTCGACATGGAACTCAGTAATAGGAGGGTTGGCAATTCATGGCCATGCTGAGGAATCAATCAATCTGTTTACCGAGATGAGGAGGTCCAAAGTTAGGCCAAATGAGATCACCTTTGTTGGAGTCTTAGTTGCTTGCAGTCATGCTGGGAGAGTAAACGAGGGTCGTCAATATTTCAAGCTTATGAGAGATGGTTATAACATTGAGCCAAATATAAGGCATTACGGGTGTATGGTGGATATGCTAGGGCGTGCTGGGCTATTGGATGAAGCATTCAAGTTCATAGACTCGATGGTGATTGAACCGAATGCCATCATATGGAGGACTCTGCTTGGGGCTTGTAGAATTCATGGAAATGTCGAGTTGGGAAGGCGTGCAAATGTGAGACTACTCAAAATAAGACAGGATGAGAGCGGAGATTATGTATTACTTTCGAATATATATGCTTCAGAAGGCGAGTGGGATCGAGTTGAGAAAGTAAGGAAGATGATGGATGACACTGGGGTAAGGAAAGATCCTGGTTATAGCCTAATTGAAGCTGAAGAAAAGGCTCTCATAgactttttatttaattcaaaatccaaAGTAAGTTTAAGACCAAAGAATCTTGTGCAGTGA
- the LOC108486781 gene encoding uncharacterized protein LOC108486781: MNQNMSSLLIGIVGAAVTLSAYSQTFISPTQCVTVGLLVLMFGLLVREGLISL, from the coding sequence atgaatcaAAACATGAGCTCTTTGTTGATCGGAATAGTTGGAGCAGCAGTGACTTTATCAGCATATTCGCAGACTTTCATCTCCCCGACTCAGTGTGTCACTGTTGGTCTCCTCGTTCTCATGTTTGGTTTGCTCGTCAGGGAAGGCCTCATCTCTCTCTaa